From a region of the Calliphora vicina chromosome 4, idCalVici1.1, whole genome shotgun sequence genome:
- the LOC135956749 gene encoding transferrin-like has translation MFKLLVAFALTALSLGQYVHSLVFRHYPQNFIQFGPLVNGQRVHNLHLCTYSDISFEKCLHTVNVARNNSIPLSLYCVRKDTRENCINSVESGNSDMVVLNAHGYKPARSAGLTPLIYAKEDDNSLYIAVVPRNITFIGVQEAPIYFDQSKHRPFHAATYFNLRMGHNICNFLNKASLTEYIKIVDSAKYVPSDDEILICPNRVPDEFENFKNCNVEAGLQRAVFVRSNLSSQQESAIRKVFETISQRFGFSSENFKFFDTFQGQDDVIFKKNTISLDLAPTYRNDVDENMFNYLHCNEDDQPHDPRFLL, from the exons ATGTTTAAATTGTTGGTAGCTTTTGCCTTAACGGCACTTTCACTAGGCCAATATGTGCATTCTCTAGTGTTTCGACACTATcctcaaaattttatacaatttggtCCATTAGTTAATGGTCAACGTGTACATAATTTACATTTATGCACTTACAGTGACATATCCTTTGAAAAATGCCTTCATACTGTGAATGTGGCTCGTAATAATTCAATACCTTTGTCGTTATACTGTGTTCGCAAGGATACCAGGGAAAACTGTATAAATTCTGTAGAGAGTGGAAACTCAGATATGGTTGTTTTGAATGCGCATGGTTACAAGCCGGCCAGAAGTGCTGGCCTAACACCGCTGATTTATGCCAAAGAAGATGATAACAGTTTATATATTGCTGTGGTTCCAAGGAATATAACATTCATCGGTGTCCAGGAGGCACCCAT TTACTTTGATCAATCCAAACATCGTCCCTTCCATGCCGCCACCTATTTCAATCTACGCATGGGTCATAACATCTGTAATTTCCTTAATAAAGCCTCTTTGACAGAATACATTAAAATAGTGGATTCAGCCAAATATGTGCCAAGTGACGATGAAATTCTTATTTGTCCCAATCGTGTGCCAGATGaatttgaaaactttaaaaactgCAATGTGGAAGCCGGCCTACAAAGAGCCGTATTTGTCAGATCAAATTTGTCGTCGCAGCAAGAAAGCGCCATACGTAAGGTATTTGAAACAATTTCACAACGTTTCGGATTTAGCAGcgaaaatttcaaattctttgATACATTCCAAGGCCAAGACGATGTGATCTTTAAG AAAAATACAATATCGCTAGATTTAGCACCGACCTATCGTAACGATGTGGacgaaaatatgtttaattatttacaCTGTAACGAAGATGATCAACCCCATGATCCTCGatttttattgtaa